The following coding sequences are from one Roseburia hominis A2-183 window:
- a CDS encoding IS256 family transposase yields MREMMRDYLKNNDISIKDGTDVNSIMRDMMSVLLEGALDEELDEELGYSKYDYRNKETDNSRNGHSSKTMHTSYGDMDVATPRDRNGEYEPQLIKKYQNTVTQDMEEKILSMYAKGMTTGDIESHMRELYDIDISDSTISRITDKILPIVKEWKERPLEEVYAVVFMDAIHYHVRSEGRIVKRAVYIALGIDMNGKKDVLGMYVGENESAKFWLSIMNGLKNRGVEDILIACVDGLNGFPQAIEAVYPKTEIQQCIIHQIRNSTKFVSYKDIKKLMADLKLVYAAPTEETALNELELFKDKWDSKYPKIYKSWHDNWATLSTYFKYPEAVRRLIYTTNAIEGFNRQLRKVTKSKTVFPSDDSLLKMLYLATMDITKKWTGHRQDWGQIHSQLEIYFEERLAGRNL; encoded by the coding sequence ATGCGAGAAATGATGCGTGATTATCTGAAGAATAATGATATCAGCATCAAAGACGGCACCGATGTAAACAGTATCATGCGTGACATGATGTCTGTTCTTCTGGAAGGTGCTTTGGATGAGGAATTGGATGAGGAATTAGGTTATTCCAAGTATGACTATCGAAACAAAGAAACAGATAACAGTCGGAATGGGCATTCTAGCAAAACTATGCACACAAGCTATGGAGATATGGATGTAGCTACTCCAAGAGATCGTAACGGTGAGTATGAGCCTCAGCTAATCAAAAAATATCAGAATACTGTGACTCAGGACATGGAAGAAAAAATCCTTTCCATGTATGCAAAGGGAATGACTACCGGAGATATCGAATCTCACATGCGGGAACTGTATGATATTGATATTTCTGACAGTACCATCAGCCGGATTACGGATAAAATCCTTCCAATTGTAAAAGAATGGAAGGAACGTCCGTTGGAAGAAGTGTACGCTGTCGTATTTATGGATGCTATCCACTATCATGTCCGAAGTGAAGGACGCATTGTAAAACGTGCAGTCTACATTGCTCTTGGCATCGATATGAACGGAAAAAAGGACGTTCTTGGTATGTATGTTGGAGAAAACGAAAGCGCCAAGTTCTGGCTCTCCATCATGAATGGACTAAAGAACCGCGGAGTTGAGGATATCCTGATTGCATGTGTGGATGGACTAAATGGATTTCCACAAGCAATTGAAGCTGTTTATCCAAAAACAGAAATCCAGCAGTGTATCATTCATCAGATCCGTAATTCAACGAAGTTTGTTTCCTACAAAGATATCAAAAAACTGATGGCTGATCTGAAGCTTGTATATGCAGCTCCAACGGAAGAAACGGCATTAAATGAATTGGAATTATTCAAAGATAAATGGGATTCCAAGTACCCCAAGATCTATAAATCCTGGCATGATAACTGGGCTACATTATCCACATATTTCAAGTACCCGGAGGCAGTAAGGCGGCTGATTTATACCACCAATGCGATTGAAGGCTTCAACCGTCAGCTTCGGAAAGTAACCAAAAGCAAGACCGTTTTTCCATCGGATGACAGCCTTTTAAAAATGCTGTATCTTGCGACTATGGATATCACCAAGAAATGGACAGGACACCGGCAGGACTGGGGACAGATCCATTCCCAGCTTGAGATCTATTTTGAAGAACGTCTGGCTGGACGAAACCTGTAA
- a CDS encoding nitroreductase family protein: MSILDIAKRRFSVRSYLDKEISQETLETILKAAHVAPTAANMQPVRLLIVKSDEAKEKLAKAANIYNAPVAIIVCADTNKAWTRPFDGMKTTDIDASIITDHMMLTATEQGLGSVWICYFKPDVIKEEFHLPSGLEPINILALGYTEEKADANRHESQRIPMNEFASFL; encoded by the coding sequence ATGAGTATTTTAGATATTGCTAAGCGGCGTTTTTCAGTAAGAAGCTATCTGGATAAAGAAATTTCACAGGAAACATTGGAGACAATTTTGAAAGCAGCTCATGTAGCACCAACCGCAGCAAATATGCAGCCTGTGAGACTATTGATCGTAAAAAGTGATGAAGCGAAGGAAAAACTGGCAAAGGCAGCTAACATTTATAATGCGCCAGTTGCAATCATCGTGTGTGCAGACACGAATAAAGCATGGACGCGCCCATTTGATGGAATGAAAACAACAGATATAGATGCGTCAATTATTACCGATCATATGATGCTTACAGCTACAGAGCAGGGTTTGGGTTCTGTCTGGATTTGTTATTTTAAACCAGATGTGATAAAAGAGGAATTTCATCTTCCGTCGGGACTTGAACCAATCAATATATTGGCGCTTGGTTATACAGAGGAGAAAGCAGATGCAAATAGACATGAATCCCAGCGTATACCAATGAATGAGTTTGCTTCATTTCTTTAA
- a CDS encoding GHKL domain-containing protein, with the protein MSFVERCWMITSKFSVIAILIFTGICFGVFVYPYMKKKREAALVSIVYIGIMSVLYLIPQRIGNFSAYLMGVVAAFLVMYVQDRRNIYQKLFLAVTFFSIRWLAVAMAGRLDDFITKALVFGNTIAGRQWLQYGLYAGTRILDIVLCIVFLAVAIGLINKAYVYKKDEMSGKELVMLIMPSLVGVTGYGILQYYLNIYEKDTGKSLIDTYGFYGALSFVHYFISIIAILVMTIMFQNWKVAQEEQTGQELVLNQVSDMKKHIGEVEKLYQDIRSLRHDMGNHIQILEHLVAENHMDDAAEYMEHLKKEWNEISPEIKTGSPVLDVIFMEKLREAKERQIRFTSDFHYPKDTKLNAFDLSVILNNALNNCMENVSGENPYISITSFRKNSIFMITIKNSYEGTLKYKESDLPETKKSGKEHGIGLHNIRRVARMYLGDISLEQENQEVVLSIMLQVE; encoded by the coding sequence ATGAGTTTCGTGGAAAGATGCTGGATGATCACATCGAAGTTTTCTGTTATTGCAATTTTGATTTTTACAGGAATCTGTTTTGGTGTTTTTGTATACCCATATATGAAAAAGAAAAGGGAAGCTGCTCTGGTCAGTATTGTTTATATTGGAATTATGTCTGTGCTGTATCTGATACCGCAGCGGATTGGCAATTTTTCTGCATATTTGATGGGAGTTGTGGCTGCATTTCTTGTGATGTATGTACAGGACAGACGAAACATCTATCAGAAACTATTTCTTGCAGTGACATTCTTTTCTATCCGTTGGCTTGCGGTTGCAATGGCAGGCAGACTGGATGATTTTATCACAAAAGCTCTGGTTTTTGGGAATACGATTGCCGGAAGACAATGGCTGCAATATGGACTTTATGCTGGAACAAGAATTCTGGATATTGTGCTCTGCATCGTTTTCCTTGCAGTCGCAATCGGTCTGATCAATAAAGCCTATGTATACAAAAAAGATGAGATGAGCGGCAAAGAGCTGGTAATGCTCATCATGCCTTCTCTCGTAGGTGTAACAGGATATGGTATTCTGCAATATTATCTGAATATTTATGAAAAGGATACAGGAAAGAGCCTGATTGATACGTATGGATTTTATGGAGCTTTAAGCTTCGTGCATTATTTTATCTCTATCATAGCAATTCTTGTTATGACAATCATGTTTCAAAACTGGAAGGTGGCACAGGAAGAACAGACAGGGCAGGAACTGGTATTAAATCAGGTCAGTGATATGAAAAAGCATATCGGGGAAGTGGAAAAGCTGTATCAGGATATCCGCAGCCTGCGTCATGACATGGGGAATCATATACAGATACTGGAACATCTTGTGGCAGAGAACCATATGGATGATGCAGCAGAATATATGGAGCATTTGAAAAAGGAGTGGAATGAAATATCTCCTGAGATAAAAACGGGGAGTCCTGTCCTTGATGTGATTTTCATGGAAAAGTTAAGAGAAGCGAAGGAGAGGCAGATTCGTTTTACATCAGATTTTCATTATCCGAAGGATACGAAATTAAATGCATTTGATTTGAGCGTGATTTTGAACAATGCACTTAACAATTGTATGGAGAATGTTAGTGGTGAAAATCCTTATATCAGTATTACGTCTTTTCGGAAAAACAGTATTTTTATGATAACTATAAAAAACAGTTACGAGGGCACATTAAAATATAAGGAAAGCGATCTGCCGGAAACAAAGAAATCCGGGAAGGAGCATGGAATTGGACTGCATAATATCCGAAGGGTTGCAAGGATGTATCTGGGAGATATCTCTTTAGAGCAGGAGAATCAGGAAGTGGTTCTAAGTATTATGTTACAGGTAGAATAA
- a CDS encoding LytR/AlgR family response regulator transcription factor — MRIAICDDEVSMVQILEEKIKKLLPDAVIEKYLSGEKLIASGCKPDVLFLDIQMPGMDGMETAKMLRQDNEDMILIFVTAAEEYVFQAFDVGAFHYLVKPFYDEKLKEVVTKAVHAVKRSSRLEKDEKYIMVQTAGSHIKIFLRDIVYAEVFNRKVIIHTRNTDIEYYGKLQDLQNMAGEDFFRTHRAYLVHFKYVEKYDATCVTMKNGTALIAKQNYPEFVRRYLKYNQRKGNEVR, encoded by the coding sequence ATGCGAATTGCTATCTGCGATGATGAAGTATCTATGGTTCAGATATTGGAGGAAAAAATAAAAAAGTTATTGCCGGATGCGGTTATAGAGAAATATTTATCGGGTGAGAAACTGATTGCAAGTGGCTGTAAGCCGGATGTTCTATTTCTGGATATTCAGATGCCGGGAATGGATGGAATGGAAACGGCAAAGATGCTTCGGCAGGACAATGAGGATATGATACTCATTTTTGTGACAGCAGCAGAGGAGTATGTTTTTCAGGCATTTGATGTCGGAGCATTTCATTATCTGGTGAAGCCATTTTACGATGAAAAATTGAAAGAGGTTGTGACAAAGGCAGTCCATGCCGTAAAAAGGAGTTCCAGACTTGAAAAAGACGAAAAATATATCATGGTACAGACCGCCGGAAGCCATATAAAAATTTTCCTGCGTGATATTGTGTATGCTGAGGTGTTTAACCGGAAAGTTATTATCCATACACGAAATACGGATATTGAATACTACGGAAAGCTGCAGGATTTGCAGAATATGGCTGGGGAAGATTTCTTCCGAACACACAGAGCATACCTTGTACATTTTAAATATGTAGAAAAATATGATGCAACTTGTGTGACTATGAAAAATGGAACTGCATTGATTGCAAAACAGAACTATCCGGAGTTTGTCAGGAGGTATCTGAAATACAACCAGAGGAAAGGAAATGAAGTCAGATGA
- a CDS encoding winged helix-turn-helix transcriptional regulator yields the protein MQNVYNCPVDATISKIGGKYKAVILYHLGSDTLRYNQIRKKIPAITDKMLAQQLRELESDNLIIKKIYPVIPPKTEYSLSELGKTLIPLLDSMCEWGQQFMPDD from the coding sequence ATGCAAAATGTATATAATTGTCCTGTTGACGCAACAATCTCAAAAATTGGAGGCAAATATAAAGCCGTAATCTTATATCATCTTGGTAGCGACACATTGCGGTATAACCAGATTCGGAAAAAAATCCCAGCTATCACAGACAAAATGCTTGCCCAACAGTTACGCGAGCTTGAAAGTGATAACTTAATCATCAAAAAAATATATCCTGTCATTCCTCCCAAAACAGAATACAGCTTAAGTGAATTGGGCAAGACACTGATTCCTTTATTGGACTCTATGTGCGAATGGGGACAGCAATTTATGCCTGATGATTAA